A genomic stretch from Hemibagrus wyckioides isolate EC202008001 linkage group LG20, SWU_Hwy_1.0, whole genome shotgun sequence includes:
- the LOC131371065 gene encoding death-associated protein kinase 2-like — MAQFRLQNVEDFYEIGEMLGSGHFGQVRELRERACGTCWAGKFVKLRRSVSSRLGMERKSVEREVEILQSLQHINIMALRDVFESRAEIVLVVELIRGGELFDFIAAKENLTENEAIDFLKQILKGVGFMHSKQIAHFDLKPENVMLSDKNAEHPEIKIIDFGLAHRFLAGEEYKSLSGTPQYIAPEVINYEPLSIATDMWSIGVITYILLGGISPFQGETDGETLRNIVEMKYDFDEHYFSQTSDIAKDFIEKLLVKDQSERMTAEECLLHPWIKPLTRKQAANRSRSSINMKNFKKFNARRKWKMSYNLVWACNRLSRLQLLCKKAKEDEELRSCESDQEDTEIKPASLIRRRLSSSS; from the exons ATGGCTCAGTTCAGGCTGCAGAACGTGGAGGACTTCTATGAGATTGGAGAAATGCTGGGCAG TGGACACTTCGGGCAGGTGCGGGAGCTGAGAGAGCGAGCCTGTGGCACTTGCTGGGCAGGGAAGTTTGTGAAGCTCCGTCGGAGTGTGAGTAGCCGTCTGGGTATGGAGAGGAAGAGCGTGGAGCGCGAGGTGGAGATCCTGCAGAGTCTGCAACACATCAACATCATGGCCTTACGAGACGTTTTCGAAAGCCGGGCTGAGATTGTCCTAGTGGTGGAACT TATCCGAGGTGGAGAGCTTTTCGACTTCATCGCTGCGAAGGAGAACCTGACGGAGAATGAGGCCATCGACTTCCTGAAGCAGATTCTGAAAGGCGTCGGCTTCATGCACAGTAAACAAATCGCCCACTTCGATCTGAAg CCTGAGAACGTCATGCTGTCAGATAAGAACGCGGAGCATCCTGAGATCAAGATCATCGATTTCGGACTCGCCCACCGCTTTCTAGCAGGAGAGGAGTACAAGAGTCTGAGTGGAACTCCTCAGTACATAG CTCCTGAGGTGATAAACTACGAGCCGCTGAGCATAGCCACTGACATGTG gagTATTGGTGTTATAACCTACATACT ACTGGGCGGTATATCGCCTTTCCAAGGAGAGACGGACGGGGAGACACTACGGAACATCGTGGAAATGAAGTACGACTTCGACGAGCATTACTTCAGCCAAACGAGTGACATCGCCAAGGATTTTATCGAGAAGCTGCTCGTGAAGGATCAGAG TGAGAGAATGACAGCTGAGGAATGTTTACTGCACCCCTGGATCAAG cctctgaCTCGTAAGCAGGCAGCTAACAGGAGTCGCTCATCCATCAACATGAAGAACTTTAAGAAGTTCAACGCCAGGAGAaagtggaag ATGTCCTATAACTTGGTGTGGGCGTGTAACCGACTGTCCCGTCTGCAGCTGCTCTGTAAGAAGGCCAAAGAGGACGAGGAGCtg AGAAGTTGCGAGAGCGACCAGGAGGACACGGAGATCAAGCCGGCCTCGCTCATCCGCCGCAGACTGAGCAGCAGCTCCTGA